One Burkholderiales bacterium DNA window includes the following coding sequences:
- a CDS encoding OB-fold domain-containing protein — translation MNLAEQSPLGTYIEHIRKGELAYQVTEDGKPVFYPRAVAPQTGGKLEWRVSKGLGTVYSTTTMHFKGEAPLNVALIDMDEGFRLMSRVEGIASMDVKIGMRVKFKAHPGDEKQQPYPVFTPEGAK, via the coding sequence ATGAATCTTGCAGAACAATCCCCGCTCGGGACTTACATCGAGCACATCAGGAAAGGCGAGCTCGCCTACCAGGTCACCGAAGACGGCAAGCCGGTCTTCTATCCGCGCGCCGTCGCGCCGCAGACCGGCGGCAAGCTCGAGTGGCGCGTGTCGAAGGGACTCGGCACGGTCTATTCGACGACCACGATGCACTTCAAGGGCGAGGCGCCGCTGAACGTCGCGCTGATCGACATGGACGAAGGCTTTCGCCTGATGAGCCGTGTCGAAGGCATAGCCTCGATGGACGTGAAGATCGGCATGCGCGTGAAGTTCAAGGCGCATCCCGGGGATGAAAAGCAGCAGCCCTATCCCGTCTTCACTCCGGAGGGCGCGAAATGA
- a CDS encoding thiolase, producing the protein MTTLRKGSIAVVGADESDLGLVAPNTSPLDLMAQATIRALDDAGLTLKDVDGLFVAATQVRMGPMALAEYLRIKPKYFDGTIIGGSSFMTHVAHAQAAIEHGLCEVAVIAYGSTQRSVSRAAASPREYNYYESPYRPILPISAYAMAAARHMHQFGTTREQLAEVAVSARQWALKNPKAWEKEPLTIEQVLNARMVSYPFTVRDCCLVVDGGGAIVLTSAARAKTLKKKPVYVLGVGEALSHANISSMPDLTVSAASESGPKAYAMAGIGPKDVDMLSLYDAFTITPILFLEDLGFCPKGEGGRFVQGGTIAPGGKLPVNTSGGGLSYCHPGMYGLLVMIEAIRQVRGEAGERQVPGCDIALAHGNGGVLSSQCTVIFGSEAAL; encoded by the coding sequence ATGACGACCCTCAGGAAAGGCAGCATCGCGGTCGTCGGCGCGGACGAATCCGACCTCGGCCTGGTTGCGCCGAACACCAGCCCGCTCGACCTCATGGCGCAGGCGACGATCCGCGCGCTGGACGACGCCGGCCTCACGCTGAAGGACGTCGACGGTCTCTTCGTGGCCGCGACCCAGGTGCGCATGGGCCCGATGGCGCTCGCGGAATACCTGCGCATCAAGCCGAAGTACTTCGACGGCACGATCATCGGCGGCTCGTCGTTCATGACGCACGTCGCGCACGCGCAGGCCGCGATCGAGCACGGCCTGTGCGAAGTCGCGGTGATCGCCTACGGCAGCACGCAGCGCTCGGTCTCGCGCGCCGCCGCCTCGCCCCGCGAGTACAACTACTACGAGTCGCCGTACCGGCCGATCCTGCCGATCAGCGCTTACGCGATGGCCGCCGCGCGTCACATGCACCAGTTCGGCACGACGCGCGAGCAGCTCGCCGAAGTGGCGGTTTCCGCGCGCCAATGGGCGCTGAAGAACCCGAAAGCGTGGGAAAAAGAGCCGCTGACGATCGAGCAGGTGCTCAACGCGCGCATGGTCTCCTACCCGTTCACGGTGCGCGACTGCTGCCTCGTCGTCGACGGCGGCGGCGCGATCGTGCTCACCTCGGCGGCGCGCGCCAAGACGCTCAAGAAGAAGCCGGTCTACGTGCTCGGCGTCGGCGAAGCGCTGAGCCACGCCAACATCTCGAGCATGCCCGACCTCACGGTCAGCGCGGCATCGGAATCGGGGCCGAAGGCGTACGCGATGGCCGGCATCGGCCCGAAAGACGTCGATATGCTGTCGCTGTACGACGCGTTCACGATCACCCCGATCCTGTTCCTCGAAGACCTGGGTTTCTGCCCCAAGGGCGAAGGCGGCCGCTTCGTGCAGGGCGGCACCATCGCCCCGGGCGGCAAGCTGCCGGTCAACACCAGCGGCGGCGGTCTCTCGTACTGCCACCCGGGCATGTACGGGCTGCTGGTCATGATCGAGGCGATCCGGCAGGTGCGCGGCGAGGCCGGCGAGCGCCAGGTGCCGGGCTGCGACATCGCGCTCGCGCACGGCAACGGCGGCGTGCTGTCCAGCCAGTGCACCGTGATCTTCGGTTCGGAAGCCGCGCTGTAA
- the msrB gene encoding peptide-methionine (R)-S-oxide reductase MsrB, which translates to MNRRTWLQSLFAVAAGGTLVGAHSAQQSMASKQVEALQKNWRLLLAEGVKTPSPADKVKLSNDDWKKRLEKFQYHVMREEGTERAGSSPLDREKRAGVFACAGCDLPLFTSDMKFDSGTGWPSFFTTIPEVFETKTDYLLVYPRTEYHCARCGAHHGHVFNDGPKPTGLRYCNNGVALKFIPKSAKA; encoded by the coding sequence ATGAACCGAAGGACCTGGCTCCAAAGCCTTTTTGCCGTGGCCGCGGGCGGGACGCTCGTCGGCGCCCACAGCGCTCAACAGAGCATGGCCTCGAAGCAGGTGGAGGCGCTGCAGAAGAACTGGCGGCTCCTGCTCGCCGAAGGCGTCAAGACGCCCTCGCCCGCCGACAAGGTCAAGCTCTCCAACGACGACTGGAAGAAGCGCCTCGAGAAGTTCCAGTACCACGTGATGCGCGAGGAAGGCACCGAGCGCGCCGGATCGAGCCCGCTCGACCGCGAGAAGCGCGCCGGCGTCTTCGCGTGCGCGGGCTGCGACCTGCCGCTCTTCACGTCCGACATGAAGTTCGACAGCGGCACCGGCTGGCCGAGCTTCTTCACGACCATACCCGAGGTCTTCGAGACCAAGACCGACTACCTGCTCGTCTACCCGCGCACCGAGTACCACTGCGCACGCTGCGGCGCTCACCACGGCCACGTATTCAACGACGGCCCGAAGCCGACCGGCCTGCGCTACTGCAACAACGGCGTGGCGCTGAAGTTCATACCGAAGAGCGCGAAGGCGTAA
- the egtB gene encoding ergothioneine biosynthesis protein EgtB, producing MLATQRTAPLPEIDCGYREVRQRSEALCAPLETDDYQVQSVIDASPPKWHLAHVTWFFETFLLKPFLRGYEPLDARYERIYNSYYNTVGPFHPRAQRHVLSRPTVPQVYEYRAHVDRHMGELIAAAPVEHRAEVDRRVTLGMHHEQQHQELLLMDIKRNFYANPLYPVYGAAQPPAPVEAPAQRWLDFPGGIREIGHAGHAFAFDNESPRHKVFLRDYRIASRPVTNGEYLEFMADRGYSRPDLWMSDGWAAVQERRWAAPLYWVDVDGEWHEFTLSGLRPVDPAQPVCHVSWYEADAYARWRNARLPSEAEWECADAGETIEGNFVESGAYHPRAASSQSDRQWYGDVWEWTSSGYAPYPGYRPLEGALGEYNGKFMANQYVLRGGCCATPRSHIRAGYRNFFYPPDRWPFTGIRLARDA from the coding sequence ATGCTCGCGACCCAGCGTACGGCGCCGCTGCCGGAGATCGATTGCGGCTATCGGGAAGTCAGGCAGCGCAGCGAGGCGCTCTGCGCGCCGCTGGAGACCGACGACTACCAGGTCCAGAGCGTGATCGACGCGAGCCCGCCCAAGTGGCACCTCGCGCACGTCACGTGGTTCTTCGAGACCTTCCTGCTGAAGCCTTTCCTGCGCGGCTACGAGCCGCTCGATGCGCGCTACGAGCGCATCTACAACTCGTACTACAACACCGTCGGCCCCTTTCACCCGCGGGCGCAGCGGCACGTGCTGTCGCGGCCGACCGTGCCGCAGGTGTATGAATACCGCGCCCACGTCGACCGCCACATGGGAGAGCTCATCGCGGCCGCCCCGGTCGAGCATCGCGCCGAAGTCGACCGGCGCGTGACGCTCGGCATGCACCACGAGCAGCAGCACCAGGAGCTGCTGCTCATGGACATCAAGCGCAACTTCTACGCGAACCCGCTGTATCCCGTTTACGGCGCGGCGCAGCCGCCGGCGCCCGTCGAAGCGCCCGCGCAGCGCTGGCTGGATTTTCCGGGCGGCATCCGCGAGATCGGTCATGCCGGCCATGCGTTCGCATTCGACAACGAGTCGCCGCGGCACAAGGTCTTCCTGCGCGACTACCGGATCGCTTCACGCCCCGTGACGAACGGTGAATACCTCGAGTTCATGGCCGACCGCGGTTACTCGCGCCCGGACCTGTGGATGTCCGACGGCTGGGCGGCGGTGCAGGAGCGGCGCTGGGCCGCGCCGCTGTACTGGGTCGACGTCGACGGCGAGTGGCACGAATTCACTTTGTCGGGGCTGCGGCCGGTCGATCCGGCGCAGCCGGTCTGCCACGTGAGCTGGTACGAAGCCGACGCCTATGCTCGCTGGCGCAACGCCCGCCTGCCGTCCGAGGCCGAGTGGGAGTGCGCGGACGCGGGCGAGACGATCGAGGGCAACTTCGTCGAGTCGGGCGCCTACCACCCGCGCGCGGCGTCTTCGCAGAGCGATCGCCAGTGGTACGGCGACGTGTGGGAATGGACGTCTTCGGGCTATGCGCCCTACCCCGGCTACCGCCCGCTCGAAGGCGCGCTCGGCGAATACAACGGCAAGTTCATGGCGAACCAGTACGTGCTGCGCGGCGGCTGCTGCGCGACGCCGCGCTCGCACATCCGCGCGGGCTATCGCAACTTCTTCTACCCGCCGGACCGCTGGCCCTTCACCGGGATACGCCTCGCGCGCGACGCCTGA
- a CDS encoding GNAT family N-acetyltransferase gives MVQPTFRLAVPGDAYEIAVMSRYLVEVGLRGWSWPPERVAKAIHTRSTLVLVAEVQSRLVGYAIAEFGDTQAHLSLLAVKPTHQRCGIGRALIEWIEESALTAGVTTVTLELRANNYGARSFYRLLGFQEGAYVPGYYRGVETALRMSRDIRRHIPNPQAG, from the coding sequence ATGGTCCAGCCGACTTTCAGGCTCGCCGTCCCCGGCGACGCGTACGAGATCGCGGTCATGTCGCGCTATCTCGTCGAGGTCGGCCTGCGCGGATGGTCGTGGCCGCCGGAGCGCGTCGCCAAGGCGATTCACACGCGCTCGACCCTCGTCCTCGTCGCCGAAGTGCAGTCGCGCCTCGTCGGGTACGCGATCGCCGAGTTCGGCGACACGCAGGCGCACCTGTCCCTCCTCGCGGTCAAGCCTACGCACCAGCGCTGCGGCATCGGCCGCGCGCTGATCGAGTGGATCGAGGAATCGGCGCTGACCGCCGGCGTCACCACCGTCACGCTCGAGCTGCGCGCCAACAACTACGGCGCGCGCTCGTTCTACCGGCTGCTCGGATTCCAGGAAGGCGCTTACGTGCCGGGCTACTACCGCGGCGTCGAGACCGCGCTGCGGATGTCCCGCGACATCCGAAGGCACATACCCAATCCGCAAGCGGGCTGA
- a CDS encoding cupin domain-containing protein yields MKRLASHAAVAVAASAVTWLAMSGAPDFSTAHAQIPTPAGTRQIDLFKTTMDDVMGRVVTIRRTERDPGSGSPPHRHPGSHTFGYILEGTYEFRLNDGPVQKLGPGQTFYEPPNSLHAVSRNGDAKTTVKYLVIQVSDPTKPATVPEP; encoded by the coding sequence ATGAAACGACTTGCATCGCATGCGGCAGTCGCTGTCGCCGCCTCGGCAGTAACTTGGCTGGCAATGTCGGGCGCGCCGGACTTCTCCACAGCCCACGCCCAGATCCCAACCCCCGCCGGCACGCGTCAGATCGATCTCTTCAAGACGACGATGGACGACGTCATGGGCCGGGTAGTGACGATCCGCCGCACCGAGCGCGATCCGGGCAGCGGCAGCCCGCCGCACCGCCATCCGGGCAGCCACACGTTCGGCTACATCCTCGAGGGCACGTACGAATTCAGGCTGAACGACGGGCCGGTGCAGAAGCTCGGCCCGGGGCAGACGTTCTACGAGCCGCCGAATTCACTCCATGCGGTCTCGCGCAACGGCGACGCGAAGACGACGGTGAAGTACCTGGTGATCCAGGTCTCCGACCCCACGAAGCCCGCAACAGTCCCCGAACCTTAG